GATGGATTCATACTCGGACTTGATTGCCATTGTATAAAGTGCCGCTTGGATTCCATGCCCCGTTGCATCAGCAAGAAAGAAACGAACGGTTCCTTCATTCAATTCGAATATATCGTAAAAATCTCCTCCCACTTCTTCCTGAGGTTGGAAATACAAATGAAACTTGATATGAGGGATGGATAATTCCTGGGTCGGTAAAATCTTTTGTTGGATTTTTTTTGCCAAAAGGAGATCTTTCTTTAATCTCTGCAAGGTGGAGTTTAATCTGAAAGTGCGGTCTTCCACGATCAGTTCCAGGTTTTCCGTCATTGCCACAAGAGAATCATTGGATATTTTCAAACTCTCCGCAAGTTCTTCCGCACGGGTAAATGCGCTTGCGATCCTACTGGAAAGAATCAACGATTGGAAAAAGATAAAACTCAAAAGACCGTAGGGAGTAAGTCCCATGCCTCTGTCATTCATACTGTGACGGACAATGTCAACCGCCACAGAGGCAGCAAAGGCGAGAAGTCCGACTAAGAATAATTTCGAATTGGGCCTTCTATTGGCAATTGCGATTGCGTTGACCCGAATCACATAGACAATCGTGATAAAGGATACGAATTGAAATCCGTAAAGAAGGATCGTAAAAATGGAAATCGGAAGAAGCAGTGTCAATCCGAACACAAAAGAAACGGTTAATATGAGTTTGACGAATTTGCGGTTTGCATCTAACGGAAACAAATGGTGGATAAAAAGTAAAAATACGGGAACTGCAAAGTAATAGGAAGCGAATTCGATTCTAAAAACCGTGGGCCAATGCATTTCGGGAAAAAGTTCCAAAACATAGCGGTTTCCCGTAAAAGCGATTCTTATCCCCAGAAAGAAACAGAATAATGCAAAATAGAAAATGGATTTTTCCTTTCTTCTGTAAAAATACAATCCCCAGTGATACAATCCTATAATCAGCAATGCCCCCAAAAGAAATAACTCTCTTGCGATTGTGACCATTCTTTCGCGGTCTAATGCGTATTTGTTGCCAATGTTCGGTGTTGCCCAGAAACCTCCGAAATTGTTTTCGTAATTGGCGATGTGAAATACGATTTCCACTCTTTCCGTGTCCGGGATCAAAGTATAATACTTGGATTTGATCATGGGGGTATCGTCAAATTGATTGATCCCCGGCTTTCCTTGGCCGCCAAGTAACACTCCGTTGGCGAACATTCTGTAGGATGAGGCGACATCAGGGATAAATATTCTTAGTTCCTGACCGATCGTATCTTTATTCAAAAGGATGGTTCCCCGAAGCGTGGCGTGTCCCGACCTGGGCAATTTTTTCCCATCGACGACGAACCCCTGCCAGGAATCTGGAATGTTCAAATACCCGGTTAGTTTTTTTTCTCCGTGAAAAGGAGGGTAGTGGAATTCTCCGTAATAGAATTCCCAATCTCCTTTGATATCAACGACGGACTCTTCACCAAACGTAAAAGTACGCAGATCGAGAAGTCCTTCTTTGAAAACCAAATTGTCTTCCGGTATGATAAAAATTCCATCACATCCTACCAAAGCGAACAGACTGAACGCGATAACAACGATTAAAGATTGAATTTGTCTACCCATATTCGGACGTATGAATTCATTTGTAGCAAAACGAACTAATTTCGTCCAGAATATCCTATCACATCCATAAAAGCGGAGACGGAAAAAACAGCTTTTCCTGGACCAGGCTCACCGTAACCGGGAGGAGTCGGTAAATTGTATTTTTCAAAGGTTTCTTTCCAGGCTCTGAGAAGTTCGCAGAAATAAACAAGGGGAGGGCCTGCTTGTTGTCCCAATGTGGTATAAGGTTCCGGACACCATGCCGTAAAACGAGGCACAATGCCTTTATTCATAAAAAAGTCTAATCCCTGTTTTGTGGAATCGATCGCTTCTTTCACCGTTTTGAAGCCCCAAGGCTCGGAAAGTTCCACTCCACCGACAAAATTGGGAATTACCTTATCCGGGCCGAATACCTCGGCGGAATCCACAACTCTGCGGATCCAAGTGTCCCAACCGATCCAACTCGCTTTGCCGGGGCAAATCTTTTCAAACAATTGTTTGTCCCAAACTTCGTAGTTAGGATGATAGATTTCAATTCCGGCGTCTTTGAATTTCTGACAGTCTTCTTTTTCAAAGGCTTGAGCTACCAATTTTCCCATCCAACGTTTGGGAAAAGCTTTCTCGATTGCCTCGGGGTATTGCAGGTAAAAATCCACTT
The nucleotide sequence above comes from Leptospira kobayashii. Encoded proteins:
- a CDS encoding PP2C family protein-serine/threonine phosphatase, which codes for MGRQIQSLIVVIAFSLFALVGCDGIFIIPEDNLVFKEGLLDLRTFTFGEESVVDIKGDWEFYYGEFHYPPFHGEKKLTGYLNIPDSWQGFVVDGKKLPRSGHATLRGTILLNKDTIGQELRIFIPDVASSYRMFANGVLLGGQGKPGINQFDDTPMIKSKYYTLIPDTERVEIVFHIANYENNFGGFWATPNIGNKYALDRERMVTIARELFLLGALLIIGLYHWGLYFYRRKEKSIFYFALFCFFLGIRIAFTGNRYVLELFPEMHWPTVFRIEFASYYFAVPVFLLFIHHLFPLDANRKFVKLILTVSFVFGLTLLLPISIFTILLYGFQFVSFITIVYVIRVNAIAIANRRPNSKLFLVGLLAFAASVAVDIVRHSMNDRGMGLTPYGLLSFIFFQSLILSSRIASAFTRAEELAESLKISNDSLVAMTENLELIVEDRTFRLNSTLQRLKKDLLLAKKIQQKILPTQELSIPHIKFHLYFQPQEEVGGDFYDIFELNEGTVRFFLADATGHGIQAALYTMAIKSEYESIKRFITKTDDLMNHLNQKIQNKFAGLKIVFSCFLLDIDTKDNKIYYTSAGHPDQILMGADGVKFLPRTGNIIGLRKEQEYTQDTAKFGPGDRFFLFTDGIVEQKNGRREEFGQERILQVLKDMKEKPGDRLIAEMVINLFTFQGKVNQEDDQTLLVIDWV